The genomic region GTATTATTTTTTGTTTATTATGTAATGCAATAATATCTGCGTATAATTTCTTCTCTCAGAGGGGATTATTGGAGCTATGCAAAGACCACAGTTGAGTTCTTCATTTACAATCCTAAATCAAATCATAAGTATCAATAACATAACATATAGAAAACCACTTAAAGTTTTCAAAAGAACAAAAATACTTAAATCCGTCCTCCTATGTAGGGAAAACATTTTATTCATAGCTGAATAGCTAAATATACAAGTGTTTTAAGATTAACGAGTTATTTTTGTCTTTAACAATGTCTCGAGAATTTCTCTAGCCTCCGGGTCTGTTCTTAGTTTTTTCCTTATTGGTTCGAGGAGTTTGTTTAGTGCTTCAGCTGTAGCGTTTTTTAGGTCTAGCGGATGTATTTTTCCCTCAACATATAGTTTCTCTAGTTCATCGTATGATTCAATAGTTATTGGTCCACCATATTTTTCCGGACGATCTATGTATAATTTGAATCCTGGTGTTGCAAATAATAGGTATTTATTGATCTCTATTATCGGGTTAAACATTGTTTCGCGTGGAGGACAATATGCTTTTCTGATCTTAGCTCTTATTTCTTCCGGTGGATCATGAACAAATATTGCTGTTTCTGGTTTGCTCTTACTCATCTTATGTGTAGCATATACTTCGTCAATCTCTCCAACAATATCCATTCTCCTACCTGGTCCTTTCAAACCAGTTATTATTGGTGTATGGATAGCAACAGGTTTTTTTCTACCTATTTTCTCAGCAATATCTCTTGCTAACATATGGGCTTTTCTCTGATCAGTTCCTCCCAACGCAATATCTAGGTCTAAATAGAATATGTCACTGACTTGCATTAATGGATATATTAGTTTTGAAAAATCAGTTTCTGCTTCTTCACTTTTCCTACCCATTATTGTGAGCGCTCTCTTCACTCTAGCTAAACTAACATTTTTAGCTGAACGGACAAGTATTCCCCAATAATCCTTATCCGATACTAGTTCTTCGGCATCAACAAACTTTATCTTAGAAACATCTATTCCAAAACCCTCCATTACTTTTCTAACAAGTCTAGCAGCTTTCCGTATAAGATCCATGTCTCCTCCTAGTTTATCATTTATGTAAGCATGCCACGTAGCTTCTAATATATAGAAATCAACACCCGCCTCTAACAGGTCTCTAACCTTATTCATCCATACAAGCCATCCAACATGGACAAGACCACTGGGTTCGAAACCAATATATCCTCTGGGATGTTCTTTTTCCTCAAAAACTTTCTTTAAATCTTCAAGAGTAATAACTTCAACTGTATTTCTCGACGCCAACTTAATTTTATCATTTACATCCATCGACGCCACCCATAATGTTGCTTATAAAAACACTCTAACATTCAACATATAGGTGAAGACATATAAATATACAGCTTCATAATCTTAGAATCAATATTCGAACACTTATTTACTAGTAATTACTATACCTTATAAAGGTTCAATATATACTTAATCACTTGGAAAAAATAGATTTATCAACATTATCTAGTTAGAAAACAATCGATTGTTTTCTAAAATATAAGAATAACTATAGTTTTGTTCTCCGCATAACCCTGTTATGTCGGCCCTTTAGGGAGTGTCCCCCACTACTAACACCCGTAGTCACTGAAGCCATTGATCGGCACATCTCCTACGGGCTCTTAATAGTGGGGGCGGGGCTGCTCCCCGGGCCTATATTAAGTGATGTTGTAAAAAAGGTTTTTATTTAACGCTAACAGTTTTATGGATACGTGAATGTTTCGCCTGGTTTTAAAATTACCACTTTTGTAGGAGTTGTTGATTCTACGAGTTTCTTGAATTCCTCGGGATCAGCTTTTATTGGTGTAAATGTGTTGTAATGCATTGGTATGGCTATTTTTGGCCTTATAAGTTGGACTGCTTTAACTGCTTCTTTAACGCCCATAGTATAATGTCCTCCGATTGGTAGCAATGCTATGTCTGGACCATATAGTTCTCCGATCAAGCTCATCTCCATGAATAATCCTGTGTCACCAGCATGATATATTGTTACATCTTTTCCTCCGACAACAACGCCTGTGGGTGCTCCTCTATTACTGCTATGCCATGCAGGTGTTAATACGGCAAAAAGATCTGGTATATTCAGTTTCCCTCCAATATTACCATCAATACTTTGAACACCTTTTTCTCGAGCATATAATGCGATTTCAAATATTCCAACAATTTTTGCTCCAGTCTCCTTAGCTATCTCAATAGCGTTTCCCAGATGATCACCGTGATCATGTGTTACGAATATATAGTCTATTTTTCTATTCTTATAATCACTTAGCTTTACAGGACTCAATGGATTCTCTATCCATGGATCAATAAGAATTGTTTTCTCCGCCCCATCAAGGCCTGTCAAGACTATTTCGAAGGCTGAATGCCCTAAGTATTTAATGATCGCCATGATAAATTCCTCCCCCCTATAGATTTTTTCTATGATAACATAATGTAAAATGAGGCATTTATAGCTAAATCATTGATTCATTGAAAAATCCAGAGTTAACTATCCGTTGATCAGGTTGGAGCCTTAGACAATCCTATTTCTCATTCACCAATATATCGAAAATCTATAAGCTCATATATAGTATTAAATTATACATTAATAAAATCGAACTGGTTGAAGAAACATTGTTGAGATGGGAACAAATATGTCGTTATCAGAAGAAGCTATATCCAAGCTGTTAAAAGCTGGAGAAATAGCCAAAAAAGTTAGGGAGGAGGCTGCTAGAATAGCTGAGCCTGGCATGAAACTATTTGAACTCGCAGAATATGTTGAAAGAAGAATAAGAGAACTTGGAGGCGAGCCGGCCTTCCCTGTTAATCTAAGTATTAATGAAGTTGCTGCTCATTATACTCCTGTCGTGGATGATAATACTATTATACCTGATAATGCTGTTCTCAAAATAGATCTTGGAGTACATATTGATGGATACATAGCTGATACTTCTGTCACCGTTGCCTTTAACCCTGTATATGAGAGCCTTCTCGAAGCTAGTAGAATGGCGCTTGAAAAAGCGCTTGAAATAGTTGGGCCAGGAATAAGGGTTAATACGATTGGGAAAGTTATTGAGGAAACAATTACTTCTTATGGATACAAACCTATTAGAAACCTTTCTGGACACAGTATTGATCGCTACCTTATACATGCTGGTAAAAGCATACCTAACTATAATGATTTATTTACACGTTGGAAACTAGTAGAGGGAGTATATGCTATAGAGCCCTTTGCAACAAACGGTGTTGGGCTTGTGAGGGAAGGACCAATAGCTACAATATATTCTCTTACACCACGCAGAAGAACCCATTTAACACTTTATGAGAAGAAATTATTTGATAAAATATGGAGTGAGCGTAGAACACTGCCATTCTGTGAGAGATGGTATGTTGGATTATTCAATAGTGTTGAAGGTTTAAGGAATACTTTAAGGATGATGCAGAAACATAGAGTAATATATGCTTATCCAGTTCTTATAGAAAGAGGCGGAGGCTTGGTTTCACAGTTTGAACATACATTCATTATACATGGAAAAGACGTTATTGTTACAACTAAATAAATATTATAGCCAAATATATATGGGTCTATATAATGTCATGTTTTTTTGATATACTGCAAAAACATATAGGTTGTGTAGGAGGAGAATAATAGGTTGCCGGATACTGACTGGGGAACACTTATAACACAGTTGATCTGGTTGTTGTTCTTTATAATGATATTTACAGGTGCTAATCAGAAGATCCAGATGAAGCTTTGGAGTATTGATATAAGAAATAAGCTTTCAATTATTAAGAGATATATTGATGAAGATCATGCACGTATAGAGAATATTTTAAAGAATCTAGGTGTTCAAACCCCTTCAGTACTGATTAAGCGTGCAAATAATTTTTTCACAATAGACCCTGTAACTATAGAGCCAACAGACATTATTAAGCGTATGGAGCACTTGATACGAACTAGTGATAAGAGTTTTAGAAAACTAGTCTCCCTATACTTGCCTAACCTAGATAAACATGAGAGAAGCCTTGTTGAAACAAGTATTTCCATACTTAGTACTTTAAACCTAATATATAAGGTGATCAAACACTACTTGATCAGTAGTGAGAAAGAAAATAACTGGGTTCTACTAATGCAGCTTGAACTAATTATGCCCCAGATAATGAAGCTTGTTGAAACATATCATGAAGCTCTAGACCCGTTTACCACGGGCAAGCCTATAGGTGATGGAGCAGGCCCATTAATAGCCCATAGAATAATCGAAGATGGAAGAGTTGTTTCGAAAAAAGTCGTCGAGGATACAAGTATTACTGAGGTTTGGCTAGATGATAGAAGAATATTTGTTATAAAAGCTGAGGGGCCGGGAAGCAATGTGGGTAGACCTGGATACATTTTAGCAAAACTTGTCGATGAGTTGAGAGGCAGTGTTGATTTAATAATTACTATTGATGCAGCTCTTAAGCTTGAAAGTGAGGAGAGAGGTGAAATTGCTGAAGGGGTTGGTGCAGCTATAGGTGATCCAGGACCCGAGAAAATAGCTATTGAAAGAGCCGCAACAAAATATGGAATCCCATTAAGAGCCTTAGTTGTTAAGATGGATCTCGGAGACGCCATATACACTATGAAGAAGGATATATATGAAGCATGTGAGAGAGCATATGAGTATGTTAGAAAACTTGTTAAGGAATTGACAACACCTAAATCAACAATAATAATTGCAGGAATAGGAAACACCATGGGTGTGCCTGGATGAACATGGATATAAATACAATACTATACACCACATTAATTGGAGCAATAATTATGGCAATATATCTATATATGGAAGCAAGGAGGAAACCAAAGAAACCAGAATATAAAACAATAGAAATACTAGAATGCACCAAATGTGGCTATAAAATAGAAAAAGAATATGAACCAGGCGACTTCATCGGAATGATCAAAGGAAAATGTCCTAAATGCAACTCACCAATGAAGATAAAAGCAATATACGCAGTAGAAAAGACACCAAGTAAAACTTAAAAACACCCATATAATTAAATTATGAAACAGCGGCCCGACCCGGCCATAGTGGCCGGGCAACACCCGGTCTCATATCGAACCCGGAAGTTAAGCCGGCCACGTTGGGGTGGGCCGTGAGGTCCGAGAGGCCTCGCAGCCGCCCCAAGCTGGGATCGGGCCGCTACTACTTCTTAGCCCTTGCGTTTTTGACTACAAACATTGTTTCTATGATCTAAATAATCTAAAATACGTGAAGTAAATCAATATATTTAGATCTTTAGAATATTTCGAATTATATATTCTTCTTTCCTTTTATTTTTCCTTATATAAGGTAAAAACAAATTTCCACCCCGAAAATCTTTATTTTTCATACCCTTATTCTCTTCTTTAAACATTAGTTTTGAAAATAGGGTAGAATTAGAAATTGTGAATAGTGTTAAGTTGTCTATGTGTCTTATGAACAATAATCCATAAAATGAATACGAATATTATTATGGTTAATATGGATAGTGCTATTAAAACATAGATTATAGATAAGCTAAGATTTCCTGCGGCTATACAGATAGGGATGAAGAATAGAACTATACATATAACTCCGCCTCCCTCAACATTGCTAGGTGTAGGTGTTAGGGTTGTTGTTGAGAAAGCTAAGAGTAGGAAACCTATTATTATGAGGAGCACACCTATCATAATATATTTCTCGTTAAACACTACTCTCACTCTCCTTTCCTGTTTTTACTTATTAATTGGTAAGTAGAGTGGGAGTAAATAGTATATTAATAGTATTGTTACAAGTATAATTGCCAAAACCAATAAGATAACCGTTATTCTATGTGATGTGCCAAAAACTATTGGTATAGGGCCAATAATTACTACTCCACCAGCTTCTACATTCTTCTTAGAGCTTTCTTCCCCACCACCCATTAGTCCGAACAATAAGATTATGAAGCCGATAAGTATTAGTAGCATACCTGTAAACCAGATAAGGCTTTGATCAATCATTTTTGCTTCACCGTTTCCCTAGCATAGTAATATAACTTATGTGTGGAATAAATTTAATTATAGAAAAACAAATAATTATGTGAACAACCATGAAGACCCCGTACTCAACTATATCAGTAAAAATAATCAATATAGATAATAAAAAACTAGTTGGGATAGAAATAGAATTACCTAATGCACCACCACTAATAATTCTTCGCGGAGACAAAGGATTCGTTATGTGTGGATACCTAGACATAAAAGTTGCCGACAAACTCGGACTAGTAGCTGCACGGGTAACTGGAGTTAGAAGCATTAGTGAAATGTTGGAGAAGGAAATAGTTGAGGTAACAAGTAAAGCATCTGAACACGGAATACTTCCTGGAATGAAGGTTAAGGATATTATCAGTAAATTATAACAGTATGAATACATAAATAGTTTAGGGGGCAAAATACATGGTTTCCAAGGCAACAGGTTTAACATTATTATTATCTGCAATACTATTAGTGATAATGTATATTTATGGATTAATAATTGCACCAGACATTATCATTTGGAATATTAAATTAAGCGATCTACTTATAAGACTCACTATATTATTTATCGTGTTTACAATATCATTCTTTCTCGGCTACCTGGGATACTCTATTCTAACAACACCAACTCCTAGACCTATAGAAGAAATAGTTAGGGAATACATGGAAACAACTAAGTAGATGGTGTTTGGTTTATGAGAAAAGTTAAGATAATAACTACGATAGGCCCGAGCAGTGGTAAATACGAGGTATTGTCAAGACTTATACAGGAAGGGGTAGATGGTTTTAGAATTAATTTCAGCCATGGAAATCCCCATGAATGGGATGAATGGGTTAAAATGGTTAGAGAACTTGCAGAGAAATATGAACGAGAAATATCTATAATGGGTGATTTACCAGGCCCCCAAGTAAGGATAGGGGAATTACCAGTACAGGAGATTAAGGCTAAACAAACCGTTAAGCTTGTATATAAAGATAAGGTTGACGAGGAAAACACTATACCCGTACCTAATAGGAAGGTTTTCGAAATATTAGAGCTTGGAGATATTGTATTGATTGATGATGGAAAAATAATTCTTAGAATAATAGACATTGGTGGAAACGAAGCTGAAGCAATAGTGTTGAATGACGCAGTATTGTATCCGCATAAAACTCTTGTAGTCTTCGGTAAGGAGATAGACTTGCCTGTTTTAAGCGAGAAAGACGTTGATCTAGTGAACTATAGTGTATCGAGAAAACTAACATATTTAGCCATTAGCTTTGTCCGTAGATCAAGTGATATAGTTATTGTTAGAGATATTGTTTCAAGATTGAATGGAGAAATAGGATTAATAGCTAAAATAGAGACTAGATCAGCTGTTAAGAACTTAAAGGATATAATGAGTGTATCAGATGCTATCATAATAGCCCGTGGAGATCTAGGTATGCATTACAGCTTAGAAGAACTACCAGGTCTACAAAGAAAAATAGCTCGCGAAGCAATAATGATTGGAAAACCCAGCATCGTTGCTACACAACTATTAGAATCAATGGTTAACTATCCAAGGCCTAGTAGGAGCGAAGTAGTTGACGTAGTTAATGCCGTATATGACCTAGTAGATGCCCTACTATTAACTGATGAGACAGCCATAGGTAAATACCCTGTTGAATCAGTTAAATGGTTGAAGAGAATAATAAGTTCGGCTGAATCAAGCATTGTAGAGAGGAGGATCGAAGATATACGTGAAAAACTAGAACTAAGAGCGTTGAGAGAAAAATATGCTCTAGGACTAACACTTTTAGCAGAGAAAATAAATGCAAAAATACTAATCTATACAAAAACCTCCACAATACCTCCAGCAATTTCTCGTTTCAGACCACAGATCCCAGTCTATGTAGGAACTAGTGATAAATTAATAGCGGAAAAACTAACAATATACTACGGCTTAAAACCATTTTATCTAAAACAACTCAGAAACAAAGATATAGACTACGATCAAGGAGTGAAAACATTATATGAACACTTAAAGAATAAAGAAGAAATAACATATGGTGAAATAATAGCAGAAGCGTATGGTAGAAGAGAAACACAAATTCACGAAATAAAAATTAGGCAAGTCATATGATTTTAATTATTTTCAGAATTAAACGCGAAAAAATATATACACACTATTATGTTCTTTTAAATAGTGATAAATAGTGATTATTATGTCTAGTTCCGAATTTAAAGTTCTTCTTATCGCTCCATGGGGTTATCCTCCCAGCTGGAGGGATGCAAAATATTGTCTGAAAAGTGTTAAAGTAGGGAACATATCTCTTAAAGGTTGTTGTATTGGATGCAGTAGTTCGATAGCAGTCTACTTAATACTTAAATCGCATAAGAAGATCAACAATACACGTTTATTGGTTATTGGCACAGATACAGTAATAGAACCAATTAATGAGGATCTACGAAGTAATGTTAAAGAATGGTTCAGTACAGTTGGAGAGAAATTATTGAACACTACTAGTTGTGAAGGAGTTATAAAGAATAATGAATGGATCAATGACTTGCATTTTGGCATTGTACCGGGTATAGGGGAATATTACGGATACTATTTCAAAGGAGATATATTAAAGATTTTTCTTGAATCATATCGATACATTGCATTGAACATAAAAGATTTTAATCCAAGCCTCCTAATTCTCGATACAACTCATGGATTAAACATATTAACAATAGCCGTTCTCTACGCCACAGTTGCAGCATCAATTGTATATAACAAACGAATACTTACTATTAATTCCGAACCCTATCCCTCAGGTAAAGGAACAAAGTATTGTATAGAAGTTAAAAAGAAATCCAATAAGAGCATTACTAAAGAGAATGAGATGCCGAAGCTAAACATACATGATATATCACATTTACAACAAATAATAGATTTCTTAAGAGCACTAAATTCACTAAGATTTCTCAACGAGAAACAATTAAATAGACTGCCTAGAAGAAAAATGCAAAACAAATATGTTGAATTAATAGATAAAATAATATGTATGGTTGAAGCATTAAGAACAGGTCTAATAGGCTTACTATTTGGTAACAGTAAATTATCTAGCGATAAAGGAATTCCGTTTACAATAAATGAAATCTATAAATTTATGGAAAATATTCATAAGTTAAACTATGATATGGAATGGTTTAAACCATCACTTGAAAACAATATAGTTAAGTATGAGCCAACTATAGATGAAAACATAATCAAGTATGCTCCTATACTAGACTTTCTTAGAAACTATATTGAAGAATATAGTGATTGTTTAAAAACAATAAGCTTAAAAGAATTCGCAAAATGTCTAGAAAATAAATTAGAGAGGAGTGGTTATTGGGATAGAAAACAAATTATTATAAATGAAACATCAAACCTTACGGAAATAGCATGTGAAATCAAAAATGATATGGGTATAGAAACAATAGATTCTAATCTCCTACTAGAATACTGGTCTAAAAAGAAAGGTTTTGGAAATAGTCAAGGAGAAAAAGATAAACTAGTTAATCCAAGGAACTTTGCAGCACATGCTGCTTTAAACTTTAATATATTAAAGAGTATAAAGGTTCAAAATATTAATGGCAAGTGCGAAATTGTAGAAATAATATATGATCAAGATAAATTAGCAAAAATACTTGAAAAAATAGGTAGAAAGAGCAGACTTTATCACTGCATAGAACACTATACATAGTATCTCGTGAATTACTTATTGAAACAAACCCTACTGGAAGGGATAGGTTTGATTATGAGCCGCCGGCGGGATTTGAACCCGCGACCACCGGCTTTCCCGACTCCGGTAATCAAGTACCCGATACGAGGCCGGCGCTCTACCGAGCTGAGCTACGGCGGCTCCTCTATATACTTAGAGAAGTGATTAGGGTTTATTAAAAAATTATTTTTCTAGAGCTTTTAACCCATTCAGTGCCATATCTTTCATTACTTGGTATGGATTATCAGATTTAACTATTGCTGATGCTACTAGTACTCCCAATGTTCCAAGTTTTACAGCAGCGTATACATCTTCACCTCTACTAATACCTGCGCCTGTAAGTATTACTATGTCTTTGTTTACTTTCCTTATCAACTCAACACTTCTCGTTATAACTTCGGGTTTAGCTTTACTTACAGGTATACCTGTTCCTATGAGTTCTGGAGGCTCTACAGCGACCATATCTGGTTCTAGTACAGCTACTGCTGCACCGGTCTCTGGAACATCTGCACATACTAGTGTTTGTAATCCTAGCTTCTTGGCTTTCTTGATTAACCAGTTTATATCGGCTAGTTTTAATCTATGCTCGCTATGATTTAGAATTACTCCATGTACACCTAGCTCTTTTAAAGCTTCTAATGGGATATATCCTGTTTTAGCACCTGGTTCTACAGGGTCAGCGTGTTGGGCAAATACTTTAATGTCTGTTCCTTCTACTTCTTTTAATACACGGTAAAGCTCTGTATATGGAGGTGCGAGAATAATATCTACACCTGTCTCCTTCCATACTTTGACAGCGTCTCTAGCTATCCGTAAAGCATGTTCTCCGAAGCTATAAGGATAATATGCTTTATAATTTACTGCAACAATAGGTTTTAAACTCATATATTCTCACCTATGTATTTATAGTGGAATTAAGTTGGAGAAAAAATATTTTAATTAATTGATTTAATCATGTTCTTCTTCGCTAGTTCCAGATAATAATGCACTATGTCTTTTAATTACGTGGACTTCTTCCGTCTTCACAAATCTATCTTTAAGCTTCTCCAATACTGCTGGTAGCGTAGTGTATTCCATTTCTTCTGGTCCTAGACGGTGAGGCATGAATGGTCCGTGGCGCCTCATGTATTCTGCTATTTGTACACCTAGTTTTCTTGTCTCGTCAAATGCCACATCATCGAACAAGTCTACTGGGCCAATAAGTCTGCCTTTAGCAATATTCCAGCCAAGCGCCATTACACGTGGTGGTCCATCAAATCTTGTAACCCTAGCATATCTCTGTGGAACAGGTATTAACGGACCATGATGACTGCCACGCATCCAGCCAGCTACTAGGTGTGGGAATGAGAATGCTTCAAGTACCTCTCCTACAGCTGGTAATCCATGCTGTGCTCTAACTATAGCTACAGGATCATCTTTACCAACGTATTTTCCAGCGATTAAATTCAACCTCTCAACACTTACGACAGCTGCTTGTAAGTTGTCGCTTTTTCTATAAACTCTTCTAACCACATACCTGCTAGGGGTCCCTATTAAAGCTAGTATATCATACATTTCCTCAGGAGCGCTAAGCTTAACAGATTTACCTTCAAATACGTCGTAGACTTCGAATATGAAGCCTTCATGCATTCTTGGATCAATTACTAAACCAGCAGTGTTGAATGGGTCAGCAAATATTCTGAAGATAGGTAAATTAAATGCTCCAGGCTCGGTTTTATCCGCGTGGAATGTAATCACTGTTTCTGCTTTTCTCTCAACCATCTCAATTTCTGCGACACCTGGACCAAGGCCTCGGACATTTCCTGAGAATGCATCACTTAACAAGTCTTGTCCAGCAGCATATAGTTTTAGCTCTTTAGCAACCTTTGCTGCAGCTTGAAAAGCATTCCATGCTAACTCATGTATTTCTGGAGCATCAACTCCTTTTCTATGAGTCATTATCAGCTGTATGTCGTCACCAACATGTGTTACATAGAAGTCTATTAACAATCCCTTCTGCTTAGCTTCAGCTAATACCTTAGTGGCTGCTGCTAACTGGTCAGGATGAGGCATTACATGCCCAGACATTGATCCAACATCTGCTTTAATAATTGATAAAGTTATCTTTTCACCCTCTGACATAGAATCCACCTAGAAAACCATGCTTTTATATTCTATATTGTCTAAGAGGGGTCTTAAGGATTGTCATCATAAATTTTTCCATGAAAATTTAAATGATTATTTCAAAAATATTGAAGACTCGGGATTAGCGATGAGCTAATATTTTTTAATCAATCAAGAAAGTGTCAGGGC from Staphylothermus marinus F1 harbors:
- the map gene encoding type II methionyl aminopeptidase — protein: MSLSEEAISKLLKAGEIAKKVREEAARIAEPGMKLFELAEYVERRIRELGGEPAFPVNLSINEVAAHYTPVVDDNTIIPDNAVLKIDLGVHIDGYIADTSVTVAFNPVYESLLEASRMALEKALEIVGPGIRVNTIGKVIEETITSYGYKPIRNLSGHSIDRYLIHAGKSIPNYNDLFTRWKLVEGVYAIEPFATNGVGLVREGPIATIYSLTPRRRTHLTLYEKKLFDKIWSERRTLPFCERWYVGLFNSVEGLRNTLRMMQKHRVIYAYPVLIERGGGLVSQFEHTFIIHGKDVIVTTK
- a CDS encoding TM1812 family CRISPR-associated protein; its protein translation is MSSSEFKVLLIAPWGYPPSWRDAKYCLKSVKVGNISLKGCCIGCSSSIAVYLILKSHKKINNTRLLVIGTDTVIEPINEDLRSNVKEWFSTVGEKLLNTTSCEGVIKNNEWINDLHFGIVPGIGEYYGYYFKGDILKIFLESYRYIALNIKDFNPSLLILDTTHGLNILTIAVLYATVAASIVYNKRILTINSEPYPSGKGTKYCIEVKKKSNKSITKENEMPKLNIHDISHLQQIIDFLRALNSLRFLNEKQLNRLPRRKMQNKYVELIDKIICMVEALRTGLIGLLFGNSKLSSDKGIPFTINEIYKFMENIHKLNYDMEWFKPSLENNIVKYEPTIDENIIKYAPILDFLRNYIEEYSDCLKTISLKEFAKCLENKLERSGYWDRKQIIINETSNLTEIACEIKNDMGIETIDSNLLLEYWSKKKGFGNSQGEKDKLVNPRNFAAHAALNFNILKSIKVQNINGKCEIVEIIYDQDKLAKILEKIGRKSRLYHCIEHYT
- a CDS encoding metal-dependent hydrolase, yielding MAIIKYLGHSAFEIVLTGLDGAEKTILIDPWIENPLSPVKLSDYKNRKIDYIFVTHDHGDHLGNAIEIAKETGAKIVGIFEIALYAREKGVQSIDGNIGGKLNIPDLFAVLTPAWHSSNRGAPTGVVVGGKDVTIYHAGDTGLFMEMSLIGELYGPDIALLPIGGHYTMGVKEAVKAVQLIRPKIAIPMHYNTFTPIKADPEEFKKLVESTTPTKVVILKPGETFTYP
- a CDS encoding TIGR00304 family membrane protein, producing MIDQSLIWFTGMLLILIGFIILLFGLMGGGEESSKKNVEAGGVVIIGPIPIVFGTSHRITVILLVLAIILVTILLIYYLLPLYLPINK
- a CDS encoding YunC family protein encodes the protein MKTPYSTISVKIINIDNKKLVGIEIELPNAPPLIILRGDKGFVMCGYLDIKVADKLGLVAARVTGVRSISEMLEKEIVEVTSKASEHGILPGMKVKDIISKL
- a CDS encoding tyrosine--tRNA ligase is translated as MDVNDKIKLASRNTVEVITLEDLKKVFEEKEHPRGYIGFEPSGLVHVGWLVWMNKVRDLLEAGVDFYILEATWHAYINDKLGGDMDLIRKAARLVRKVMEGFGIDVSKIKFVDAEELVSDKDYWGILVRSAKNVSLARVKRALTIMGRKSEEAETDFSKLIYPLMQVSDIFYLDLDIALGGTDQRKAHMLARDIAEKIGRKKPVAIHTPIITGLKGPGRRMDIVGEIDEVYATHKMSKSKPETAIFVHDPPEEIRAKIRKAYCPPRETMFNPIIEINKYLLFATPGFKLYIDRPEKYGGPITIESYDELEKLYVEGKIHPLDLKNATAEALNKLLEPIRKKLRTDPEAREILETLLKTKITR
- the tpiA gene encoding triose-phosphate isomerase; its protein translation is MSLKPIVAVNYKAYYPYSFGEHALRIARDAVKVWKETGVDIILAPPYTELYRVLKEVEGTDIKVFAQHADPVEPGAKTGYIPLEALKELGVHGVILNHSEHRLKLADINWLIKKAKKLGLQTLVCADVPETGAAVAVLEPDMVAVEPPELIGTGIPVSKAKPEVITRSVELIRKVNKDIVILTGAGISRGEDVYAAVKLGTLGVLVASAIVKSDNPYQVMKDMALNGLKALEK
- a CDS encoding DUF1512 domain-containing protein translates to MPDTDWGTLITQLIWLLFFIMIFTGANQKIQMKLWSIDIRNKLSIIKRYIDEDHARIENILKNLGVQTPSVLIKRANNFFTIDPVTIEPTDIIKRMEHLIRTSDKSFRKLVSLYLPNLDKHERSLVETSISILSTLNLIYKVIKHYLISSEKENNWVLLMQLELIMPQIMKLVETYHEALDPFTTGKPIGDGAGPLIAHRIIEDGRVVSKKVVEDTSITEVWLDDRRIFVIKAEGPGSNVGRPGYILAKLVDELRGSVDLIITIDAALKLESEERGEIAEGVGAAIGDPGPEKIAIERAATKYGIPLRALVVKMDLGDAIYTMKKDIYEACERAYEYVRKLVKELTTPKSTIIIAGIGNTMGVPG
- the pyk gene encoding pyruvate kinase, whose protein sequence is MRKVKIITTIGPSSGKYEVLSRLIQEGVDGFRINFSHGNPHEWDEWVKMVRELAEKYEREISIMGDLPGPQVRIGELPVQEIKAKQTVKLVYKDKVDEENTIPVPNRKVFEILELGDIVLIDDGKIILRIIDIGGNEAEAIVLNDAVLYPHKTLVVFGKEIDLPVLSEKDVDLVNYSVSRKLTYLAISFVRRSSDIVIVRDIVSRLNGEIGLIAKIETRSAVKNLKDIMSVSDAIIIARGDLGMHYSLEELPGLQRKIAREAIMIGKPSIVATQLLESMVNYPRPSRSEVVDVVNAVYDLVDALLLTDETAIGKYPVESVKWLKRIISSAESSIVERRIEDIREKLELRALREKYALGLTLLAEKINAKILIYTKTSTIPPAISRFRPQIPVYVGTSDKLIAEKLTIYYGLKPFYLKQLRNKDIDYDQGVKTLYEHLKNKEEITYGEIIAEAYGRRETQIHEIKIRQVI
- the fbp gene encoding fructose-1,6-bisphosphate aldolase/phosphatase; this encodes MSEGEKITLSIIKADVGSMSGHVMPHPDQLAAATKVLAEAKQKGLLIDFYVTHVGDDIQLIMTHRKGVDAPEIHELAWNAFQAAAKVAKELKLYAAGQDLLSDAFSGNVRGLGPGVAEIEMVERKAETVITFHADKTEPGAFNLPIFRIFADPFNTAGLVIDPRMHEGFIFEVYDVFEGKSVKLSAPEEMYDILALIGTPSRYVVRRVYRKSDNLQAAVVSVERLNLIAGKYVGKDDPVAIVRAQHGLPAVGEVLEAFSFPHLVAGWMRGSHHGPLIPVPQRYARVTRFDGPPRVMALGWNIAKGRLIGPVDLFDDVAFDETRKLGVQIAEYMRRHGPFMPHRLGPEEMEYTTLPAVLEKLKDRFVKTEEVHVIKRHSALLSGTSEEEHD